In Arcobacter ellisii, a genomic segment contains:
- the cmr4 gene encoding type III-B CRISPR module RAMP protein Cmr4, translated as MQTNLYKITTLTNLHVGSGDANFDIIDNQVQRDSITKLPNINSSSLKGAFREHFTQFDANGMINYIFGPESTCDDNHQTGAYSFFEAKLLTRPVRSNVKYFFNATSPSIISEFLQNCTLFKIELDSELKNTLQKLSELKPNKPLIFEDIKDVILEDLEAQFQQFDISKLKNFLGKDLALFSDEDLKNLALPVLARNKLDNGESKNLWYEEIVPKETQFYFFIIKPDNLDAQDKIQKIDGFERRFDNEEIIQIGANKSIGYGFCKVTQIKNGDVK; from the coding sequence ATGCAAACTAATCTTTATAAAATCACAACACTAACAAATTTACATGTAGGAAGTGGCGATGCAAATTTTGACATCATTGATAATCAAGTTCAAAGAGACTCTATTACAAAATTACCTAATATTAACTCTTCAAGTTTAAAAGGTGCTTTTAGAGAACATTTCACTCAATTTGATGCAAATGGAATGATTAATTATATATTTGGTCCAGAATCAACATGTGATGATAATCATCAAACTGGTGCATATAGTTTTTTTGAAGCAAAATTACTTACAAGACCTGTAAGAAGTAATGTTAAATATTTCTTTAATGCTACAAGTCCATCAATAATAAGTGAATTTTTACAAAATTGTACACTGTTTAAAATTGAACTTGATAGTGAACTAAAAAATACTCTTCAAAAATTAAGTGAATTAAAACCAAATAAACCACTTATTTTTGAAGATATAAAAGATGTTATTTTAGAAGATTTAGAAGCACAATTCCAACAATTTGATATTTCAAAACTTAAAAACTTTTTAGGTAAAGATTTGGCACTTTTTAGTGATGAAGATTTAAAAAATTTAGCTCTTCCTGTATTAGCCAGAAATAAACTAGACAATGGAGAAAGTAAGAATTTATGGTATGAAGAAATTGTTCCAAAAGAAACACAATTTTACTTTTTTATTATAAAACCTGATAACTTAGATGCACAAGACAAAATTCAAAAAATAGATGGTTTTGAAAGAAGATTTGACAATGAAGAAATTATTCAAATTGGTGCAAATAAATCTATTGGTTATGGTTTTTGTAAAGTAACACAAATAAAAAATGGAGATGTAAAATGA
- the cas1 gene encoding CRISPR-associated endonuclease Cas1: MFTSTLSHIFTLQNFRFAFDEISSNATGIDNMSYQEFKEDFSNQIKDLINSILSGIYSPEPLKKIEIQKEDSFETRPIALSSIKDKLVQRVLYKALNDYFDEQFSNKSYAYRKNKSTITAINRVSQFIQEGNIYILKTDIDNFFETINHEKLLMILDKQISDRSITRLISLFLQTGGFKNLDYHEHEDGVHQGDILSPLLSNIYLDLMDQWLEKNEILFVRYADDFVILNKNETQLKTIQENLEIFLSTLDLKLGNDKTYFSTIQDGFEFLGIHFKGKQKIVDNERFQKTLSKLHKLSKSKSSLVKYTKDLNAYLFAIKNYYLKIIEKNSTQYSLLEQHLIDSISYKVYICKQNKEIKTKKEFKIILSQIKLDTIFDIEIIQDKIELIIAKAYEQYLSNKSYKDSKTKIDKKKNEYAKKFANDSTLHINSFGLNLGISKNKFVVKEYGKVKMTFPFEKISRIILEGEGISLSTDVIKKSVENNITIDFLNKNAISYASLITYKAATTQNIQKQSMILNSKIHLHLAKAFIQGKAKNQINYIKYLNKYHKLLESNILNMEKLHKNIKKASTIDEIMGYEGSISVVYWNSIKLILEVPFEARVTFGAKDIVNSSLNYAYAILYGKVQHCLVHAGLSLNISFLHAIDEQKPTLVYDMIEEFRTFIVDRTIFSMLNKNEPIKLDKDGLLTKNSKQLISKNIKEKLGSYTMWKKESIKIENIIQTQCHKLAKSIDENKANYKPFIGKY; this comes from the coding sequence ATGTTTACATCAACTTTATCACATATTTTTACACTTCAAAACTTCCGATTTGCATTTGATGAAATATCATCAAATGCAACGGGTATAGATAATATGAGTTATCAAGAATTTAAAGAAGATTTTTCAAATCAAATAAAAGATTTAATAAACTCTATACTTTCAGGTATTTATTCACCCGAACCTTTAAAAAAGATTGAAATTCAAAAAGAAGATAGTTTTGAAACAAGACCAATTGCATTAAGTTCCATAAAAGATAAATTGGTTCAAAGAGTTTTGTACAAAGCTTTAAATGATTATTTCGATGAACAATTTTCAAATAAATCATATGCATATAGAAAAAACAAATCAACAATTACAGCAATAAATAGAGTTAGTCAGTTTATTCAAGAAGGAAATATTTATATTCTAAAAACAGATATTGATAACTTTTTTGAAACAATAAATCATGAAAAATTATTGATGATTTTAGATAAACAAATATCAGATAGAAGTATTACTAGACTAATTTCTCTATTTTTACAAACTGGAGGATTTAAAAACTTAGATTACCATGAGCATGAAGATGGTGTTCATCAAGGGGATATTTTATCACCACTTCTTTCAAATATCTATCTTGATTTAATGGACCAATGGCTAGAAAAAAATGAAATTTTGTTTGTAAGATATGCTGATGATTTTGTAATTTTAAATAAAAATGAAACTCAACTAAAAACTATACAAGAAAATTTAGAAATATTCTTATCTACATTAGATTTAAAACTAGGAAATGATAAAACCTACTTTAGCACTATTCAAGATGGTTTTGAGTTTTTAGGTATTCATTTTAAAGGAAAACAAAAAATAGTTGATAATGAAAGATTCCAAAAAACTCTTTCAAAACTTCATAAATTGAGTAAATCAAAATCATCATTGGTAAAATACACAAAAGATTTAAACGCTTATTTATTTGCAATAAAAAACTATTATCTAAAAATCATTGAAAAAAACTCTACACAATACTCTCTTTTAGAACAACATCTAATAGATTCAATTTCATATAAAGTCTATATTTGTAAACAAAACAAAGAGATAAAAACAAAAAAAGAGTTTAAAATAATTTTATCTCAAATTAAATTAGATACTATTTTTGATATTGAAATTATCCAAGATAAAATTGAATTAATAATTGCAAAAGCCTATGAACAATATCTTTCAAATAAATCATATAAAGATAGTAAAACAAAAATAGATAAGAAAAAAAATGAATATGCAAAAAAATTTGCAAACGATTCTACTTTACATATAAACAGTTTTGGTTTAAATTTAGGTATTAGTAAAAATAAATTTGTAGTAAAAGAGTATGGAAAAGTAAAAATGACTTTTCCATTTGAGAAAATTTCAAGAATCATATTAGAAGGGGAAGGAATTTCACTTTCAACAGATGTTATTAAAAAATCCGTTGAAAACAATATCACAATAGATTTCTTAAATAAAAATGCCATTTCCTATGCTTCTTTGATAACATACAAAGCTGCAACAACACAAAATATTCAAAAACAATCTATGATTTTAAACTCTAAAATACATTTGCACCTTGCAAAAGCATTTATTCAAGGCAAAGCAAAAAATCAAATCAATTATATAAAATATCTAAACAAATATCATAAACTATTAGAATCAAATATTTTAAATATGGAAAAACTCCATAAAAATATCAAAAAAGCTTCTACAATAGATGAAATTATGGGATATGAAGGCTCAATTTCTGTTGTATATTGGAATAGTATAAAACTAATTCTTGAAGTTCCATTTGAAGCAAGAGTTACTTTTGGAGCAAAAGATATTGTAAATAGTTCATTAAATTATGCCTATGCAATATTATATGGAAAAGTACAACATTGTTTAGTTCATGCAGGACTTAGTCTAAATATCTCATTTTTACATGCAATAGATGAACAAAAACCAACTTTAGTTTATGATATGATAGAAGAGTTTAGGACATTTATAGTTGATAGAACTATATTTTCAATGTTAAACAAAAATGAGCCTATCAAACTAGACAAAGATGGTTTATTAACAAAAAATTCAAAACAACTAATATCTAAAAACATCAAAGAAAAATTAGGAAGTTACACAATGTGGAAAAAAGAATCAATAAAAATTGAAAATATTATCCAAACTCAGTGTCACAAACTAGCAAAATCTATTGATGAAAACAAAGCAAATTATAAACCTTTTATAGGAAAATATTGA
- the cas10 gene encoding type III-B CRISPR-associated protein Cas10/Cmr2 codes for MKYIALTIGPIYKTLKNSKKTRELWGGSYIFSYIMKKIIEKFKDREFVTPYVDENVFKSGKEVGLFHDRFIFRANTNDTKQSVQKIIDKVLQELSNNTSLSFEFLKAYFQINHLEIELNDDTNPILEISPYLDSLEQFYRINHYKENELSKMLKNNNSFLIKDAFDVKRKDFPSLPEIALQDFSDLWEKDDAKAFEDKRLKPYHKYIAIIHADGDNMSEIIKDTSKLQDTSKKLFDFCIKSHELIKTFGGYTIFAGGDDLLFFAPIVSKNKTIFELLDEISNEFDDKFKPKATLSFGVSITYYKYPLYEALENSRNLLFSKAKQLPKNNIAYEIIKHSGQTFGGILYKGSNSYKKFLSFVSIEKSLNDNFLHSLHHKINLHKKTLETIITDNNKLENFFKNYFNEAEHNEYKDFFVKLIDYMMSEQNIDNIYATLRFIKFIKGDKE; via the coding sequence ATGAAATATATCGCGCTTACAATTGGACCAATTTATAAAACCTTAAAAAATAGCAAAAAAACCAGAGAACTCTGGGGTGGTAGTTATATTTTTAGTTATATTATGAAAAAAATAATTGAAAAATTTAAAGATAGAGAATTTGTTACACCATATGTTGATGAGAATGTATTTAAAAGTGGTAAAGAAGTTGGTTTATTTCATGATAGATTTATTTTTAGAGCAAATACAAATGATACTAAGCAGAGTGTGCAAAAGATTATTGATAAAGTTTTACAAGAACTTTCAAATAATACATCACTTAGTTTTGAATTTTTAAAAGCTTATTTTCAAATCAATCATTTGGAAATAGAATTAAATGATGATACAAATCCTATTTTAGAAATTAGCCCATATCTTGATAGTTTAGAACAATTTTATAGAATTAACCACTACAAAGAAAATGAACTTTCAAAAATGCTAAAAAACAATAATAGTTTTCTTATAAAAGATGCTTTTGATGTAAAAAGAAAAGATTTTCCTTCTCTACCTGAAATTGCATTACAAGATTTTAGTGATTTATGGGAAAAAGATGATGCTAAAGCCTTTGAAGACAAAAGACTAAAACCTTACCACAAATATATTGCTATAATTCATGCAGATGGTGATAATATGAGTGAAATTATCAAAGATACTTCAAAATTGCAAGACACTTCAAAAAAACTCTTTGATTTTTGTATAAAATCTCATGAACTAATTAAAACATTTGGTGGGTACACAATATTTGCAGGAGGAGATGATTTACTATTTTTCGCTCCTATTGTGAGTAAAAATAAAACTATTTTTGAACTTCTTGATGAAATATCAAATGAATTTGATGATAAGTTTAAACCAAAAGCAACTCTTTCATTCGGTGTGAGTATCACTTATTACAAATATCCCCTTTATGAAGCCTTAGAAAATAGTAGAAATTTATTATTTTCAAAAGCTAAACAATTACCTAAAAACAATATTGCTTATGAAATAATCAAACATAGTGGACAAACATTTGGTGGAATTTTATACAAAGGTTCAAATAGCTATAAAAAATTTTTATCATTTGTAAGTATTGAAAAATCATTGAATGATAATTTTTTACATTCATTACATCATAAAATAAATTTACATAAAAAAACTCTCGAAACAATCATAACAGATAATAATAAACTTGAAAATTTCTTCAAAAACTATTTCAATGAGGCTGAACACAATGAATACAAAGATTTTTTTGTAAAACTAATTGATTATATGATGAGTGAACAAAATATAGATAATATCTATGCAACACTTAGATTTATCAAATTCATAAAAGGGGATAAAGAGTGA
- a CDS encoding CorA family divalent cation transporter: MNKRVFLLGGKDLEMLEIKKILSEKNETYENKDLSWGAKLSDYRNELEKYNTDDITIYGIELEEDIKAPKNYIEIDHHGKNEDNPSSLEQVAKILNIELSKEQKLIAANDSRYINGMQNLCATKEQIDEIRKRDKEAQNITFEDEKLAKESFETACNNNSNLICSKTSKFTVVSDLAYYKFDNYVIYNNEKILFYGYKKSNILEFLLSQNIDESNYYYGGGDFGFVGIKDRILSEDKINNLLEEFKKFDKKEELYSYHTFMFPFTFKDHFKKTKNWEYKPFEILEQKDFNEYVYFYKHIQDAIYNKNNKNSEKWISKYYKYKFQKGKYSINCKKGVFELELDGLSLRIFNTDVGILSFNLKNTKYSDKNSILAINDFGRRIYPQFLGEKFTGNTKNAILSNCITLELDDKIINEDFTKFNTIDSFKELKKLNLLPSFILELIEDNFSKDEENLTTIRPIIDDRMFIISLYMNDALITKLQNYKECSNQYEYETNDSWYKYIFIDGDEKTCQSKHMTKKLISESTYDRWIEWGTLFGISRYSFVSITGSWFGKNRLLPHIQTMYFQIFTLLLAYRATIIKFSDDIQNVTNETTQNLEKLSKDTEEIYEKYLSFLNKLYFKEITAQDQGIELYNQAMKVMDIEKYMSDLDHEITQLHTYVDMRKEKERNDKLEFISKIGAILLPPSLLAGLFGMNVLILDETFWNQSVSLLLIVLSGIIGFLFTFKKMKMLKIIIPTILMFIILLTIFGIYSDKKDLEKPQEIEIKNQPIEVILSKEKGEK; encoded by the coding sequence CATCATGGTAAAAATGAAGATAATCCCTCTTCATTGGAACAGGTTGCAAAAATATTAAATATTGAATTGTCTAAAGAACAAAAATTAATAGCTGCAAATGACAGTAGATATATAAATGGTATGCAAAACCTTTGTGCTACAAAAGAACAAATAGATGAAATTAGGAAAAGAGATAAAGAAGCTCAAAATATAACTTTTGAAGATGAAAAGTTAGCTAAAGAGTCTTTTGAAACAGCTTGTAATAATAATTCGAATTTAATTTGTTCAAAAACTTCAAAATTTACAGTAGTAAGTGATTTAGCTTATTATAAATTTGATAATTATGTTATTTACAATAATGAAAAAATTTTATTTTACGGATATAAAAAATCTAATATTTTAGAGTTCTTGCTATCTCAAAATATAGATGAATCAAATTACTATTATGGTGGAGGAGATTTTGGTTTTGTAGGAATTAAAGATAGGATTTTAAGTGAAGATAAAATCAATAATTTATTAGAAGAATTTAAAAAATTTGATAAAAAAGAAGAGCTTTATAGTTATCATACTTTTATGTTTCCCTTTACATTTAAAGACCATTTTAAAAAAACGAAAAATTGGGAATATAAACCTTTTGAAATTTTAGAACAAAAAGATTTTAATGAATATGTGTATTTTTATAAACATATTCAAGATGCAATTTATAATAAAAATAATAAGAATAGTGAAAAATGGATTTCAAAATATTATAAATATAAATTTCAAAAAGGTAAATATTCAATAAATTGTAAAAAAGGAGTTTTTGAACTTGAACTTGATGGTTTAAGTTTAAGAATTTTTAATACAGATGTTGGAATTTTATCTTTTAATCTTAAAAATACTAAATATTCTGATAAAAATTCTATATTAGCAATAAATGATTTTGGAAGAAGAATATATCCTCAATTTTTAGGAGAAAAATTTACTGGTAATACTAAAAATGCCATATTATCAAATTGTATAACATTAGAATTAGATGATAAAATCATAAATGAAGATTTTACTAAATTTAATACTATAGATAGTTTTAAAGAACTAAAAAAATTGAATTTGCTACCATCTTTTATATTAGAATTGATTGAAGATAATTTTTCAAAAGATGAAGAAAATCTTACAACAATTCGTCCAATTATTGATGATAGGATGTTTATAATTTCTTTATATATGAATGATGCATTAATAACAAAACTTCAAAACTATAAAGAGTGTTCAAATCAATATGAATATGAAACAAATGATTCCTGGTACAAATATATTTTTATAGATGGTGATGAAAAAACTTGCCAAAGTAAACACATGACAAAAAAACTAATCTCTGAATCAACTTATGATAGATGGATTGAATGGGGTACACTTTTTGGAATTAGTAGATATTCATTTGTTTCAATTACAGGAAGTTGGTTTGGTAAAAATAGACTTTTGCCTCATATTCAAACAATGTATTTTCAGATATTTACTTTACTTTTAGCATATAGAGCAACTATTATTAAGTTTTCAGATGATATTCAAAATGTTACAAATGAAACAACTCAAAACTTAGAAAAACTATCAAAAGATACAGAAGAAATTTATGAAAAATATTTGAGTTTTTTAAATAAGTTATATTTTAAGGAAATAACTGCACAAGACCAAGGAATAGAGCTTTATAATCAAGCAATGAAAGTTATGGATATTGAAAAATATATGAGTGATTTAGACCATGAAATAACACAATTACACACTTATGTCGATATGAGAAAAGAAAAAGAGAGAAATGACAAACTAGAATTTATAAGTAAAATAGGAGCTATTTTACTTCCTCCATCACTTTTAGCAGGGCTATTTGGGATGAATGTTTTAATTTTAGATGAAACTTTTTGGAATCAATCAGTATCACTTTTACTTATTGTTTTAAGTGGAATAATAGGATTCCTATTTACATTTAAAAAAATGAAAATGCTAAAAATCATAATACCCACTATATTAATGTTTATAATTTTACTAACTATATTTGGAATATATTCAGATAAAAAAGACTTAGAAAAACCACAAGAAATAGAAATAAAAAATCAACCAATAGAAGTAATTTTATCTAAAGAAAAAGGAGAAAAATGA
- a CDS encoding type III-B CRISPR module-associated protein Cmr5, whose product MSKKRIESYIPKAIELLTKEFPEGKIASSYNGYISSFGASIIQSGLKPTLAVFENTNASTKEDKSYLTKLILKLLPNTQGNSLLKFVLANKQKEESLKEEILDIAVALKLSIRTFKLV is encoded by the coding sequence ATGAGTAAAAAAAGAATAGAAAGTTATATCCCAAAAGCAATAGAACTTCTAACAAAAGAATTTCCAGAAGGGAAAATTGCATCTTCATACAATGGTTATATTTCAAGTTTTGGAGCAAGTATTATACAAAGTGGTCTCAAACCAACACTTGCAGTTTTTGAAAATACAAATGCTTCAACAAAAGAAGATAAAAGTTATTTAACTAAACTTATTTTAAAACTTCTACCAAATACTCAAGGAAATTCTCTTTTAAAATTTGTTTTAGCCAATAAACAAAAAGAAGAATCATTAAAAGAAGAGATTTTGGATATTGCCGTAGCTTTAAAGTTAAGTATTCGTACTTTTAAACTTGTTTAG
- the cmr6 gene encoding type III-B CRISPR module RAMP protein Cmr6 has translation MSFANAFANMNKSKKEIFDNNKSSQQPTPSVKKEKEQKEFKPKANIGWLFYKDYFKDLNYSKLDDSKNEDIINKKVNNIINQKFTMQKSKDLGNTKFELSIIYPGLLIGSGNTHELPDIKGQAILGFHFDYTSGLPEITGSSIKGILRSAFNNEKYIKEILDKDDTLNIKKLESEIFDNNDIFFDAIIIKSGKNNKILEDDFITPHKEATKNPIPLRFIKVLPEVTFEFQFLLQDGIIKKEQKLNLFKQIILDFGLGAKTNVGYGKFQE, from the coding sequence ATGAGTTTCGCAAATGCTTTTGCAAATATGAACAAATCAAAAAAAGAGATATTTGATAATAATAAATCAAGTCAACAACCAACTCCATCAGTAAAAAAAGAAAAAGAGCAAAAAGAGTTTAAACCAAAAGCAAATATTGGATGGTTATTTTATAAAGATTATTTTAAAGATTTGAATTATTCTAAACTAGATGATTCTAAAAATGAAGATATAATCAATAAAAAAGTAAATAATATCATAAATCAAAAATTCACAATGCAAAAATCTAAAGATTTAGGTAATACTAAATTTGAACTCTCAATTATTTACCCTGGATTATTAATTGGAAGTGGAAATACTCATGAACTTCCAGATATTAAAGGTCAAGCTATTTTAGGATTTCATTTTGATTATACAAGTGGTCTTCCAGAAATTACAGGAAGTAGTATAAAAGGTATTTTAAGAAGTGCATTTAATAATGAAAAATATATCAAAGAAATTTTAGATAAAGATGATACTTTAAATATAAAAAAGTTAGAAAGTGAAATATTTGATAATAATGATATATTTTTTGATGCAATTATTATAAAATCAGGGAAAAACAACAAAATTTTAGAAGATGATTTTATAACTCCACATAAGGAAGCTACTAAAAATCCTATTCCTTTAAGATTTATAAAAGTTCTTCCAGAAGTTACTTTTGAATTCCAATTTTTACTACAAGATGGAATAATCAAAAAAGAACAAAAGTTAAACCTCTTCAAACAAATAATCCTAGACTTTGGGCTAGGTGCAAAAACAAATGTAGGATATGGAAAATTCCAAGAATAA